The following proteins are co-located in the Pseudomonas sp. DY-1 genome:
- a CDS encoding OprD family outer membrane porin gives MCRVRCEYLAGIAGLLLAGSASADGFINDSITSLRYSQFYWKENNGDGVGPTRDEWVQGTQFSFNSGWYRDVLGVDYSYGLADDLRIGDDANSISNLEPDDSVQSPHGLAKPLEAYLRGRLQGDAGELVVGGGKKVRRYAQYFDDATRILPAGTTGLDADYRIGSLNLRYSRVNQFSPRNENGWGDDLSNFRGEKIDQLQLFALAYRMPFGSNLLAEYSESDNYLRAASIKLEHSFDLGAGRFIDLYATQGMQQDAGDLFDYQGVPGLYEAETSHDARYIDLSAKYRTTNYYAGMTYNKVRGDDFDRLFFSKDHGAWNSSAKLFYFFGVEDEEMFKLVGGTNFSSIGLPQLRLDVHYAFSDHAAGYDGFSRREFQSLLQYSFTGALKGLSLVWLHNEFHTKGQPDGIERTTASRGPAGIITHNAERFYLNYVFRF, from the coding sequence ATGTGCAGAGTTCGCTGCGAGTATCTGGCGGGGATTGCCGGACTCTTACTGGCAGGAAGTGCAAGTGCCGATGGCTTTATCAATGACAGCATCACGTCACTTCGCTACAGCCAGTTCTACTGGAAGGAAAACAACGGCGACGGTGTCGGCCCCACCCGCGACGAATGGGTCCAGGGCACTCAGTTCAGTTTCAATTCCGGCTGGTACCGGGACGTGCTGGGCGTGGACTACAGCTACGGCCTGGCCGATGACCTGCGCATCGGCGACGACGCCAACAGCATCAGCAACCTCGAACCCGACGACTCGGTGCAGTCACCTCATGGTCTTGCCAAGCCCCTGGAGGCCTACCTGCGCGGCCGCCTGCAGGGAGACGCAGGCGAACTGGTGGTGGGCGGCGGCAAGAAGGTCCGCCGCTATGCCCAGTATTTCGATGACGCCACCCGTATCCTCCCCGCCGGTACCACGGGCCTCGATGCGGACTACCGCATAGGCAGCCTGAACCTGCGCTACAGCCGGGTGAACCAGTTCAGTCCGCGCAACGAGAATGGCTGGGGCGACGACCTGAGCAATTTCCGCGGCGAGAAGATCGACCAACTGCAGCTGTTCGCCCTTGCCTACCGGATGCCCTTCGGCAGCAACTTGCTGGCCGAATACTCCGAGTCCGATAACTACTTGCGCGCCGCCTCCATCAAGCTGGAGCACAGCTTCGACCTGGGTGCCGGCCGCTTCATCGATCTCTACGCCACCCAGGGCATGCAGCAGGATGCCGGCGATCTGTTCGACTACCAGGGCGTACCCGGACTCTACGAAGCAGAAACCTCCCATGACGCGCGCTATATCGATCTTTCCGCGAAATACCGTACGACGAACTATTACGCCGGCATGACCTACAACAAAGTTCGAGGTGACGACTTCGACCGTTTGTTCTTCAGCAAGGATCACGGCGCCTGGAACAGCAGCGCAAAGTTGTTCTATTTCTTCGGCGTGGAAGATGAGGAAATGTTCAAACTTGTGGGCGGCACCAACTTCAGTTCAATTGGTCTTCCACAACTCAGGCTGGATGTTCACTATGCCTTTTCCGATCACGCAGCCGGTTACGACGGGTTTTCCCGCCGGGAATTCCAGAGTTTGCTGCAGTACAGTTTCACGGGCGCCCTGAAAGGCTTGAGCCTGGTCTGGCTGCACAACGAGTTCCACACCAAGGGCCAACCGGACGGCATCGAGCGCACCACCGCTTCCCGCGGCCCGGCAGGGATCATTACCCACAATGCCGAGCGGTTTTATCTGAATTACGTATTCAGGTTTTAA
- a CDS encoding IclR family transcriptional regulator: MAETQGKDDGGTVRSVERALAIVELLGEHQELGLEELHYLTGLPKATVSRLLHTLQEQGWLYRGLCDRRYRLCSRRLFGNPAQRFSRLLVEQAAPLLLDLSESTGLVADLSYFDGDELHVMESSIPEVLRKRYPGNRLVIGLRASLFHSAMGKACLGELDSSEVQRLAQHHRLSGDDLLQAHEQTHNRGFGERTEGSWEYSIRLPFLIRAVALPILSRGRLVGSIALHWPRDTGSVESVRERHLGRLASTVSQLQHSLG, from the coding sequence GTGGCGGAGACTCAGGGTAAAGACGATGGTGGCACGGTCAGGTCGGTGGAACGCGCGCTGGCGATAGTCGAGCTATTGGGCGAACACCAGGAACTCGGGCTGGAAGAACTCCACTACCTCACGGGACTGCCGAAGGCGACCGTCTCGCGACTGTTGCACACCCTGCAGGAGCAGGGCTGGCTCTACCGGGGACTGTGCGACCGCCGCTATCGCCTATGCTCCCGCCGCCTGTTCGGCAATCCCGCCCAGCGGTTCAGCCGGCTCCTTGTCGAGCAGGCTGCGCCGCTGCTGCTGGACCTGAGCGAGAGCACCGGGCTGGTGGCCGACCTGTCGTACTTTGACGGCGACGAGCTGCATGTGATGGAAAGCTCCATTCCGGAGGTGCTGCGCAAGCGATATCCGGGCAATCGTCTGGTCATAGGGTTGCGGGCCAGCCTGTTCCATTCGGCCATGGGCAAGGCCTGCCTCGGCGAGTTGGACAGTTCCGAGGTACAGCGCCTGGCGCAGCACCACCGGCTCAGCGGTGATGACCTGCTGCAGGCCCACGAACAGACCCACAACCGCGGCTTTGGCGAGCGCACCGAGGGCTCGTGGGAATACTCGATACGGCTGCCCTTCCTGATCCGCGCCGTGGCGCTGCCGATACTCAGCCGGGGCCGCCTGGTCGGCAGCATCGCGCTGCACTGGCCACGGGATACCGGCAGCGTCGAGAGCGTAAGGGAACGCCATCTCGGAAGACTGGCCAGCACCGTCAGCCAGTTGCAGCACAGTCTCGGCTGA
- a CDS encoding amidase: MTRFETNLPHATLQQEIVALDALPLSEAIRSRQLSCREVMQAYLEQIDRFNPRVNALVALRPAEELLAEADERDRQLARGQWLGWMHGMPQAVKDLAACAGLPTSMGSPLFAGQIAQHDAIAVSRVRAAGAVFIGKSNVPEFGLGSQSYNSVFGTTGNAYDPSLCAGGSSGGAAAALALRLLPVADGSDMMGSLRNPAAFNNVYGLRPSQGRVPFGPTPELFAQQLGTEGPMGRSVADVAALLRTQAGPHRATPLALSSTADLIGPLQRDFAGARIGWLGDLSGRLPMEPGLLALCESALTDFRDLGCQVEDCQPAFDMDRLWRCWLVHRQWLVGGSLGAAYTDPARRARLKPEAVWEVESGLGLSAADVFQASVDRSDWYRAVEKLFERYDFLLLPSAQVFPFDATLHWPKAIAGHEMDTYHRWMEVVIGATLAGIPAMSVPIGFNPAGLPMGLQIMGPAQADLAVLQLAHAHEQLTQWVRNCPPPLLKEAD; the protein is encoded by the coding sequence ATGACTCGTTTCGAAACCAATCTTCCCCATGCCACCCTGCAGCAGGAAATCGTCGCACTGGATGCGCTGCCTCTGTCAGAGGCCATCCGCTCGCGCCAGCTGTCCTGCCGTGAGGTGATGCAGGCCTACCTGGAACAGATCGACCGCTTCAATCCCAGGGTCAATGCACTGGTTGCACTGCGCCCGGCAGAGGAACTGCTGGCCGAGGCCGATGAACGCGACCGCCAGTTGGCCCGGGGCCAATGGCTGGGCTGGATGCACGGCATGCCACAGGCGGTGAAGGACCTGGCTGCCTGTGCCGGGCTGCCGACCAGCATGGGTTCTCCGCTGTTCGCCGGGCAGATCGCCCAGCACGACGCCATCGCCGTCTCGCGGGTACGCGCTGCCGGTGCAGTCTTCATCGGCAAGAGCAACGTCCCGGAGTTCGGCCTCGGCTCGCAGAGCTACAACAGCGTCTTCGGCACGACCGGCAACGCCTACGACCCCAGCCTCTGCGCTGGCGGCAGTAGCGGCGGAGCGGCAGCCGCCCTGGCGCTGCGCCTGCTGCCGGTGGCCGACGGCAGCGACATGATGGGCTCGCTGCGCAACCCGGCGGCCTTCAACAACGTCTACGGCCTGCGCCCGTCCCAGGGGCGCGTGCCCTTCGGCCCCACACCCGAGCTGTTTGCCCAGCAACTGGGTACGGAAGGCCCCATGGGCCGAAGCGTGGCCGATGTGGCGGCACTGTTGCGCACCCAGGCCGGCCCTCATCGTGCTACGCCGCTGGCCCTTTCCAGTACCGCCGACCTGATCGGGCCGCTGCAGCGCGATTTCGCCGGTGCACGCATTGGTTGGCTGGGCGACCTGAGCGGTCGCCTGCCCATGGAACCTGGCCTGTTGGCTCTGTGTGAGAGCGCCCTGACGGATTTCCGCGACCTCGGCTGCCAGGTCGAGGACTGTCAGCCTGCGTTCGACATGGACCGGCTCTGGCGCTGCTGGTTGGTGCACCGGCAATGGCTGGTGGGCGGCAGCCTGGGCGCCGCCTACACCGACCCTGCCCGGCGCGCCCGACTCAAGCCCGAGGCAGTCTGGGAAGTGGAAAGCGGCCTTGGCCTCAGCGCCGCCGACGTCTTTCAGGCCTCAGTGGACCGCAGCGACTGGTACCGGGCCGTGGAAAAACTCTTCGAGCGTTACGACTTCCTGCTGCTCCCCAGTGCACAGGTGTTTCCTTTCGATGCAACGCTGCACTGGCCGAAGGCCATAGCAGGCCACGAGATGGACACCTATCACCGCTGGATGGAGGTGGTGATCGGCGCCACCCTGGCGGGTATCCCGGCCATGAGCGTACCGATTGGTTTCAACCCCGCCGGCCTGCCCATGGGTCTGCAAATCATGGGCCCGGCGCAAGCTGACCTGGCGGTGCTGCAACTGGCCCATGCCCACGAGCAGCTCACGCAATGGGTACGCAATTGTCCGCCACCGTTGCTCAAAGAGGCTGATTAA